In a genomic window of Curtobacterium flaccumfaciens pv. betae:
- a CDS encoding type IV pilus twitching motility protein PilT — MTDSVYDITMPGDEPVAGWHPGTPGAEVGSRRAARLAAAAAAPPEQVYDLTDDSAVWPAPTATAVASPIAGPVGGPVAAPVGQSATAPATPPAAVPSSTATYGYAEPATQQLPAIAYSGAHHAAPAAPAPVPAPTAASAGDIDFARHAREVADPDLITALAQVVYQGASDLHVTADAPPTVRVDGSLRPAVPGGAWSRGKVIAALKTLLSAEQAGQFDHDQELDFAYSLSPEYRFRVNYYQQRGNWGAAFRIIPTRIKTLKQLGIPAHVGDFAGLPRGLVLVTGPTGSGKSTTLAALIDLVNESRADHIVTVEDPIEFMHDHKRSIINQREVGADTHSFASALKHVLRQDPDVILIGELRDLETISVALTAAETGHLVFATLHTQSAPGTIDRVIDVFPPHQQGQIRTQLAATLQGVVCQTLVPKANGVGRVVATEIMTITPAIGNLIREGKTYQITSAMQAGRDLGMHTMDQDLAELVNVGTISRKAAMEKVHDEEGFDRLVQRVESPSDSSAAAIAASGIDFGDKFSGGY, encoded by the coding sequence ATGACCGACTCCGTGTACGACATCACCATGCCCGGCGACGAGCCCGTCGCCGGGTGGCACCCCGGCACCCCCGGCGCCGAGGTCGGCTCCCGCCGTGCCGCGCGTCTGGCCGCGGCTGCTGCCGCCCCGCCCGAGCAGGTCTACGACCTGACGGACGACTCGGCGGTGTGGCCCGCGCCCACCGCCACGGCCGTGGCCAGCCCGATCGCCGGGCCCGTGGGTGGTCCGGTCGCTGCGCCCGTGGGGCAGTCCGCCACCGCCCCGGCGACGCCGCCCGCCGCGGTGCCGTCCTCGACCGCCACCTACGGGTACGCCGAGCCCGCGACCCAGCAGCTGCCGGCCATCGCCTACAGCGGCGCCCACCACGCCGCACCGGCGGCACCCGCTCCGGTTCCCGCCCCCACCGCGGCGTCGGCCGGTGACATCGACTTCGCCCGGCACGCGCGTGAGGTCGCCGACCCCGACCTCATCACCGCGCTGGCGCAGGTCGTCTACCAGGGGGCCTCCGACCTGCACGTCACGGCCGACGCCCCGCCCACCGTCCGCGTCGACGGCTCGCTCCGGCCGGCCGTGCCCGGAGGCGCGTGGTCGCGTGGCAAGGTCATCGCGGCACTCAAGACGCTGCTGTCCGCCGAACAGGCCGGGCAGTTCGACCACGACCAGGAACTCGACTTCGCGTACTCGCTGTCGCCGGAGTACCGCTTCCGCGTGAACTACTACCAGCAGCGCGGCAACTGGGGCGCGGCGTTCCGCATCATCCCCACCAGGATCAAGACGCTCAAGCAGCTCGGCATCCCCGCGCACGTCGGCGACTTCGCCGGCCTGCCCCGTGGCCTGGTCCTCGTCACCGGCCCGACCGGCTCGGGCAAGTCGACCACCCTCGCCGCGCTCATCGACCTGGTCAACGAGAGCCGTGCCGACCACATCGTGACGGTCGAGGACCCGATCGAGTTCATGCACGACCACAAGCGGTCGATCATCAACCAGCGCGAGGTCGGCGCCGACACCCACTCCTTCGCCTCCGCGCTCAAGCACGTGCTGCGGCAGGACCCCGACGTCATCCTGATCGGTGAGCTCCGCGACCTCGAGACCATCTCCGTCGCGCTCACCGCCGCCGAGACCGGCCACCTGGTGTTCGCCACCCTGCACACGCAGAGCGCACCCGGCACGATCGACCGCGTCATCGACGTCTTCCCGCCGCACCAGCAGGGGCAGATCCGCACGCAGCTCGCGGCCACCCTGCAGGGCGTCGTCTGCCAGACCCTCGTCCCGAAGGCCAACGGTGTCGGTCGGGTCGTCGCCACCGAGATCATGACGATCACCCCGGCCATCGGCAACCTCATCCGCGAAGGCAAGACGTACCAGATCACCTCCGCCATGCAGGCCGGCCGTGACCTCGGCATGCACACCATGGACCAGGACCTCGCCGAACTGGTCAACGTCGGCACCATCTCGCGCAAGGCCGCGATGGAGAAGGTCCACGACGAAGAGGGCTTCGACCGGCTCGTCCAGCGCGTCGAGTCCCCGTCCGACTCCTCGGCCGCCGCGATCGCCGCCAGCGGCATCGACTTCGGCGACAAGTTCTCCGGAGGCTACTGA
- a CDS encoding VOC family protein, which translates to MDITSVTVGLPVSDIEASCLWYGAVFERTEPDLEPEDGVAEYEVGGIWIQLYVDEQAEENPVSVRFGVDDVAAQHARIGALGIDIGPVECVDGAVDWFDVRDPDGNVLSLFSLVDETGRGSGRDNGAGRAL; encoded by the coding sequence ATGGACATCACGAGCGTGACCGTGGGGTTACCCGTCAGCGACATCGAGGCGTCCTGCCTCTGGTACGGCGCGGTCTTCGAGCGCACCGAGCCGGACCTCGAGCCCGAGGACGGCGTCGCCGAGTACGAGGTCGGCGGCATCTGGATCCAGCTCTACGTCGACGAACAGGCCGAGGAGAACCCGGTCAGCGTCCGCTTCGGCGTCGACGACGTCGCCGCGCAGCACGCACGCATCGGCGCGCTCGGCATCGACATCGGCCCCGTCGAGTGCGTCGACGGGGCGGTCGACTGGTTCGACGTCCGCGACCCCGACGGCAACGTGCTGAGCCTGTTCTCGCTGGTCGACGAGACCGGTCGCGGTTCCGGCCGCGACAACGGCGCGGGCCGCGCGCTCTAG
- a CDS encoding GspE/PulE family protein — protein MATLSEILILNGALPIEHLDAMTGDEDLDERAIRGLVDQGVVSEAQFITARAASNNSRTVPLSDYPVDGTAVSILPAALCRRHGVLGVGFEGDLLILAMVNPTNVLAIDDARTASGRAIKPLQVEERDLVAALDRYLRADDELNDLTSSLEEEASTTSKAQVDIADGALDDVPIVRFVNLLVSQAIQDHASDIHIEPGEHEVRIRYRIDGVLHEMAPAPKNIQNGVISRLKIMSDIDIAERRKPQDGRMSVRHGGRQIDLRVATLPTVWGEKVVMRILDNTNTSLTLKDLNLLEQNFQAYQRSYSKPYGMILVTGPTGSGKSTTLYTTLNAVAKPEINVITVEDPVEYRMAGINQVQVNPKAGLTFASALRSILRSDPDVVLLGEIRDHETAQIAIEASLTGHLVLSTLHTNDAPSAVTRLTEMDIEPFLVGSALDSVVAQRLARRLCDRCKAPAVYEIEQLRALGFLAPGDEMPAFFAPVGCAVCSNTGYRGRIALHEVMTVTEEIERLAVGRASSAEISRVAQQQGMLTLRQDGFEKVKLGMTSVDEILRVVA, from the coding sequence ATGGCGACCCTGTCCGAGATCCTCATCCTGAACGGCGCCCTGCCGATCGAGCACCTCGATGCGATGACGGGTGACGAGGACCTCGACGAGCGCGCCATCCGCGGCCTGGTCGACCAGGGCGTCGTGAGCGAGGCCCAGTTCATCACCGCCCGGGCCGCGTCGAACAACTCCCGCACCGTCCCGCTGAGCGACTACCCCGTCGACGGCACCGCGGTGTCGATCCTGCCGGCCGCCCTGTGCCGTCGCCACGGTGTACTCGGTGTCGGGTTCGAGGGCGACCTGCTCATCCTCGCGATGGTGAACCCCACCAACGTGCTCGCCATCGACGACGCCCGGACGGCGTCCGGCCGGGCGATCAAGCCGCTGCAGGTCGAGGAGCGCGACCTCGTCGCTGCCCTCGACCGGTACCTGCGCGCCGACGACGAGCTGAACGACCTGACGTCGTCGCTCGAAGAAGAAGCGTCGACGACCTCGAAGGCGCAGGTCGACATCGCCGACGGTGCCCTCGACGACGTGCCGATCGTCCGCTTCGTGAACCTGCTCGTGTCGCAGGCCATCCAGGACCACGCGTCCGACATCCACATCGAGCCCGGCGAGCACGAGGTCCGGATCCGGTACCGCATCGACGGCGTGCTGCACGAGATGGCGCCGGCGCCGAAGAACATCCAGAACGGCGTGATCAGCCGCCTGAAGATCATGAGCGACATCGACATCGCCGAGCGTCGCAAGCCGCAGGACGGCCGCATGTCCGTGCGCCACGGCGGCCGGCAGATCGACCTCCGCGTCGCGACGCTGCCCACCGTGTGGGGTGAGAAGGTCGTCATGCGGATCCTCGACAACACGAACACCTCGCTGACCCTCAAGGACCTCAACCTCCTCGAGCAGAACTTCCAGGCGTACCAGCGGTCCTACTCGAAGCCGTACGGCATGATCCTGGTCACCGGTCCCACCGGTTCGGGCAAGTCGACGACGCTGTACACGACCCTCAACGCCGTGGCGAAGCCCGAGATCAACGTCATCACGGTGGAGGACCCGGTCGAGTACCGGATGGCCGGCATCAACCAGGTGCAGGTCAACCCGAAGGCCGGCCTGACGTTCGCGTCCGCGCTCCGCTCTATCCTCCGGTCCGACCCCGACGTCGTGCTGCTCGGTGAGATCCGCGACCACGAGACCGCCCAGATCGCGATCGAGGCGTCGCTCACCGGGCACCTCGTGCTCTCGACCCTGCACACCAACGACGCGCCCTCGGCCGTGACCCGCCTGACCGAGATGGACATCGAGCCGTTCCTGGTCGGGTCCGCCCTCGACTCCGTCGTCGCCCAGCGACTCGCCCGCCGGCTGTGCGACCGGTGCAAGGCGCCAGCCGTGTACGAGATCGAGCAGCTCCGGGCACTCGGTTTCCTGGCTCCCGGTGACGAGATGCCCGCGTTCTTCGCCCCGGTCGGCTGCGCGGTGTGCTCGAACACCGGGTACCGCGGCCGCATCGCCCTGCACGAGGTCATGACCGTGACCGAGGAGATCGAGCGGCTCGCCGTCGGTCGCGCCTCGAGCGCGGAGATCAGCCGCGTCGCCCAGCAGCAGGGCATGCTCACGCTCCGCCAGGACGGCTTCGAGAAGGTCAAGCTCGGCATGACGAGCGTCGACGAGATCCTGCGCGTCGTCGCGTGA
- a CDS encoding GNAT family N-acetyltransferase has translation MATLRERIPASPRLELPSPVGGIVFRPGSRDDLVGMHAVAVAAAALDDPRARPSTADLDRSLSTEGLIVDRDTVVGVDPDGHVQAYGIVIDVPSRVTAARAVLGGAVHPRYRSRGVGRRVLAWQVGRAQQRLAALDLDLPATLDVGGRSGAPVLALAERLGFRPVRHWVEMELVFADHAVDGPPTPAFPDGLVLRPAAADDIEPMRAAKNDAFRDHWGSQPMVASDWRGFLTAPKSRLDLSRLVVDPLGNVLAFAVVEVDPDGFAARGRAFGYVHWVGVTRSARGRGLAPLVLGAALAAMRADGLSAAVLDVDTENPSGAARIYERLGFVRGEVHVTASVSL, from the coding sequence ATGGCAACGCTGCGCGAACGGATTCCCGCCTCGCCCCGGCTCGAACTGCCGTCACCAGTGGGCGGCATCGTCTTCCGTCCGGGATCGCGCGACGACCTGGTGGGCATGCACGCGGTCGCGGTCGCTGCCGCCGCACTCGACGATCCTCGTGCCCGTCCCTCCACAGCGGACCTCGACCGCTCGTTGTCCACCGAAGGGCTCATCGTCGATCGGGACACGGTGGTGGGCGTCGATCCTGACGGACATGTGCAGGCCTACGGCATCGTCATCGACGTCCCTTCCCGGGTCACCGCGGCGCGGGCGGTGCTCGGCGGTGCGGTCCACCCCCGGTACCGGAGCCGTGGTGTCGGGCGCCGGGTCCTCGCGTGGCAGGTCGGTCGAGCGCAGCAACGGCTCGCCGCGCTCGACCTCGACCTTCCCGCGACCCTCGACGTCGGTGGCCGCTCCGGTGCTCCCGTCCTCGCCCTCGCCGAGCGGCTCGGGTTCCGGCCGGTCCGGCACTGGGTCGAGATGGAGCTCGTCTTCGCCGACCATGCCGTCGACGGCCCCCCGACGCCCGCGTTCCCCGACGGTCTGGTCCTCCGACCAGCGGCCGCGGACGACATCGAGCCGATGCGGGCTGCCAAGAACGACGCCTTCCGCGACCACTGGGGCTCGCAGCCGATGGTCGCGTCCGACTGGCGGGGCTTCCTCACTGCACCGAAGAGCCGGCTCGACCTGTCCCGACTCGTGGTCGATCCACTGGGCAACGTGCTCGCCTTCGCCGTCGTCGAGGTCGATCCGGACGGGTTCGCCGCACGCGGTCGGGCGTTCGGGTACGTGCACTGGGTCGGCGTCACCCGTTCCGCGCGTGGTCGCGGGTTGGCGCCGCTCGTGCTCGGCGCTGCACTCGCGGCGATGCGAGCGGACGGGCTGTCCGCTGCGGTGCTGGACGTCGACACCGAGAACCCGAGCGGCGCGGCCCGGATCTACGAGCGGCTCGGATTCGTCCGGGGCGAGGTCCACGTCACGGCCTCGGTGTCCCTCTGA